The Apium graveolens cultivar Ventura chromosome 10, ASM990537v1, whole genome shotgun sequence nucleotide sequence AGAGGTGATGAAAATAGCAGGTTTTACTCCATGTTTCTAGAAAACATATTACAACAGTGTATAATGatgaaaatatttttatattatactCTCTTCCTTTTACTCTTAAATTATAAGCTGGCCTAGCTGTGGAGGAAGCAAGGGTAATACTATAGATTTAAAGATGCAAATAGGTGTTAACACTGTGGTCATGGCTGGTGTCTATTTCAACTATGAAAGAACTACTTTTGGGTTTACCAAACTGCAATCATATATGTGCAGTTGTGCACCGTAAATCACAGACTTCTTTTTGATATCTGCTGTTTGAACTTCCTTGACTCGAATAATCTATTCATTATCTGATGTAGAAAGAAACTGTACTGCGGTGTTGATAATTAACACTTGAATACCTATTTTAGCCATTCATACATACCTCCCAATTCCAGCTTAGAAGAAAGTGCATTATAGTTAAAGTTTGTTTAAAGATCAGCTGTGCACCAGTTATAACAGTAAATAAAACTGTACCAACTTTAGAAACGATGAACTAAGGGTTTGCTAAGGTTCCTCCTCTATCGCAGCATTTTCAGGTGACATAGTTGAAGAAGTAACTTCAATTATATGCTCAATTAGATGTGCTATTGGAGGGATATGTTGTCCCAGCATGAAGTTATAGAGAGCTGGGATAACTTCATTCCTAGTGCCAAAAAGTTCAGTCTTTTATATCACAAACCTGCTTTCGAGTGGAATTTATGGGATAATTTTGGTTTTGATTTTGCATTTTGCACGATGCAATCTCTTTGGAAGATTTAAATTTTGAAGCTCCAAGATGGTTAGAAATGGGAGTGAGCCAAAGCCAGGCATATAATTACTTAAATTTGATTGATACAGCTGtatatataattatgaatttTCTTCAATGTCAATAATATCCATATTATaattaaaaagaaaattataGATCATTCGTTAGTTGCTATAATAGAGTTGGACTTAAAAACAATAATATATACACcataagtaaataaattatacaattaattaaaaataaaataaaataaaataattagacaactaaaataaattaatatatacGAGTTATAAATAGAATTATAACTTATACTTGAGcttaaaaaattaaattgaaGTTCgatataattagttgaatttagtCGCATTCACCTTAATCAAAATTATGTGTATAAATGATGAACACTAAAACAagacaaaaataaaattaaagataATTCACGCTATTTATCTAGGCTAAAatgtaatttttaattaaaataaaattattaaatatttatacatctataaatattaataaaattatatatttcaataagtaatattatttaaaaaaataaaaatatctcTAATTTCACATATATTTCTAACACATAAGTGTGTATTATGTAGATATTAATATTTTAAGTGAAAAAATttcatattttcaaattttaaattaaaaaatatttataaaaatttataataatattgAAAACAATCCGTGGGTTATAAACTAATATTGTATTAATATCATAAAGCTCTGAAATTTAGTtaacatatatttttttaataggACTATTATTCAACTTATTGGGATTTTATTAATATTGTGTGGGTACAAAGTTTATTTTGACAGGGAACAatgttaaaataattattaatttaatgaCACTGGTTTTTGTTAAATTGTTCTATTACTTTCAATAGTTATGTTGAATAAATTTGCTAAAAAAATTTGTCACAAATGTTTGAGTATTTAGATTGGTTGATGATTAAGATGCTATAATGCCATATCTTTATTGGATCTCTGTCGGGTATTATTAATTTCATATTAATAAACTTGTACTGTGGGTAATATAAATTCGTAAATAACTAAagtaaattttataaatatattaacaTTTATTATATTGTTAacaatataatttatattttacaTTTTGTTTGAACGGTAAgttttttgaatataattaattttctatatttaataaattttaaaattaaacaTAATTATTGTAATGTTTGACATGATTAAAAAGATTATAGCCTAATTCTACTTTGAAAATTAATGTTAATTTGACTTCTAAATCTTCaaagtttttttttttaattttaaaatcgAAAGACATCTACCCTACTACGTGGAACATTTGTTTTTATGTACCATGTCTCACATCTATATCTCTATATCTGTAAAGGGACATTTCACATATTACTCTCCCTCAGTGGTGTAAAAAGGTGTGTATTGAATTAAGGTAGAATAGATATATCTGCCTGCCAAGAGTGTGTTACAAGAAGAGACAACTCAAAATAtatgttacttgtgttattttcAGAGTTTGCATTGAAGTGATCGACTGCAGAGACGAGATAAACTGCTAAATTATTAGTATCATTTCTGGTTCAAGGTATGTGTCAATCATCCTTTGCATGCATTTTTTCCAAATCATTTGTAGTGTATTAAATTATCCAATTTTGCTGCAAACAACAATTTCAACACTCCAATTTATTAATCCCTTTTTATCTCTAATGTCTTTGTACGAGAAGAGGGCTAGTTCAACTTTTGTTTAATTTTTATATCACCCGGCTGTAAAAATGTATAAAACCAGCAACAAGGGGAATATGTAGACTGTAGTATACATGAGATGGTGAAGCTAGATATGACTTGTAGTTGATTGAGACTTTTTTTTACTAGTTAAATTGACTGAATTAGGGGGGAAGGGTCATATTATCTTTCTATGATGCCGAAATCTTCAACTTCAAATAATTTAGTATAGTTTGTTTAGTTTGTATCTACAATTGTGAAGGGTGCACGAAATAGCGTCAGGTATTTTAAATTACACAATTTTGATAGCCTTGCTATGAAGTATTATAGTATGTACCAGACTCGTTTGGCTCGAGCTGGTTCGAGTTTTACTCCCAGCTTTTGCGTGCCTTTTCTTAGTTTCTTTGATGCTTGGCGTGACTTGATATCATCCACTCCAGTAATATCATGTTATGTTCGATAACTGAATCAATTGAAGTACTTTATTCATATACATTTTCGACTTTTCACATGCTGTCAATACATTAATATACATTGTAAAGCTCAATAAGTTAGCAAAGAGCAATATATCTAAACTAAGAAGTATGGTGGTAACTATTTGTGGTTTTCTTTGCAAAAGTTAATTACTGATACCATAAATTACAAGCTTTAGCACCAGTTTCCGTATTTTAATATGCATTTGTAGTTCCCCTTGTATAAATGTATGATAATGGATGTCAGAGTGGCACTGTATAATCTCATGTTGTCCGATAGTTACATATCCATATACTGGTGACAAATTCTCACTTGACAATTGACATACAGTCAATTATCTTTTCAAAGTAATTGCCTTTGTTACCTGTAGTTCCTTCAAAaagttttgttttttttttaattagtTGTCGAAGATCTATGCTGTTTTTATGGACGGACTCTTGTAATGCACACTGTGttagttattttatattatttttgcAGCTTGATTGGGCTATTAAGATGCAGACCTGCGACTGCATTGAGCCTCTATGGCACGATGAAGTTCTAGTGCAATACCAGTATTTGTCAGACATGATCATCGCCTTTGCATATTTCTTCATTACCTTGGAACTTATCTATTTCGCCACTAGATCACAAATCTCTTCCTTTGCAAGGGTCTTACTGTTGTTTGGTGCATTTATTCTCCTCTGTGGAGCTTCCCATTTCATAAATTTGTGGACAGTGTCAAGTCACTCTATAAATATTGCCAAATTAATGGCTGTGACAAAGTTGTCTGCTGCTATTGTATCATGTGTCACAGCTTTAATGCTCGTCCAAATTATTCCTGACTTGCTAAGTTTAAAAAGACATGAAGTGATTCTTAAGCATAAGGCTGAGGAGCttgactcagaaaaatgcttGATTATAAGAGAAGAAGAATTTGCACAACATGTTAGAATGCTGACTCGGGACATTAGAGGCACCCTTGACAAACGTACTATTTTGGAAACAACTCTTACTGAGCTAGGCAGGATTTTAGATCTTGCGGAATGTGCACTGTGGATGCCATCACACAGAACTCAAAGTATGGAACTTACTCACTCTCTGAACCGCCTGTTGCGCTTTGGCTACTGTGTGCCAATTCATGTCCCTATAGTCACTGAAGTGTTTAATAGTGCTGAAGCAATAAGGATTCCCCATACTAGCCCACTAGCAAGGATCAGATATGATGTGAGAACTGATTATCcacctgaggttgttgctgtcCGGATACCTATTCCAcataatttaaattttgaattttatggTGGTCATGAACTCAATACAAAATGTTATCCCATTCTGGTATTAATTCTTCCTCTCAACGGCTTAAGAAGATGGCACAGACACGAATTAGAACTAGTGGAAGTGGCTGCTGATCAGGTTAGTCTCGTTATCTTTTACTATTTGTTTCCACATGTTCTTGGTATAAGACATTTCTGAGATACAAATTTCTAATAGTTATTTAGCGTTCTTTGTTACACTTCTCAATTACTCATAAAATACAATCCATTGTTATCTCAGTAAGTCTTCCTGGAAGCTAACCTCGGACATTTGGTAAAGGAGTGATTTGCTATAAAATAGACAAACAATTACAACTTACAACCAATGGTAAAAGAGGAAAGGGTTGCTGCATCTTGATCAACTTTCCATCACATTAGACTTTAGGACTGATTAAATGCAACAGTGAACTTTCAGATTCTACACCTAGCTCGGGTGCTCGACCAAGTCCTTCAGTAATTTGCTGATAAATTGTAATATCACTAGCTACGTAATAAAGAACTGTTTCAGCTCAGCTTGTTAGTCCAGAAAGTTAATATTTCCTTGCAGTTTCTTCTGCAGTGTGGCACGAAATGCAAATTATTATGGATAGTTAAACAATTAGATCAAGTCTCTAATTTCTATATCTTTTTCTAATTTTCAGCGAGTCTTGTGTATAAATTAAAGAAACAGTCAAGTGATGCCTGATTTGACAATAATTTCAGCTCAAAATAATTGTGCTAGTTTTAGTGTAATAGAGAAATGTCATGAATTGTCTTTTCTTATCATATGAACTACCCTGGACAGCTTGCTGTTGCTCTTTCTCATGCTGAGATCCTGGAAGATTCCATGCGAGCTAGTAACCAGCTCATGGAGCAGAATCTTGCTTTGGAGTCAGCTCGGCAAGAAGCTGAGATGGGAATCCAAGCTCGCACAGAGTTTACAACTGTTATGTATAATGAAATGATGACACCTATGCATGCAGTGATTATCTTATCTTCACTTCTTCAGGAAACTGAATTGACTCCAGATCAAAGATTACTAATGGAGACCATTCAAAAGAATTGCAACCTCCTTTCAATACTGATTGATGATGTTCTAGATCTTTCTAGACTGAATGATGGTAGCCTAGAATTAGATACACATGTCTTCAGTGTTCATGACATGTTCGTAGAGGTAATACTGAAAGCTCAAAGTTTAGCCTAATAAGTTTTAGACCGACTTATATGAACTTCATTATAATGTTATTGTTTTTCTTCTAATGCAGTGCATGAATTTGATTAATTCTATAGCTTCTGCAAAGAAGTTATCAATGAATCTGAACTTGGAGAAAGATTTACCTGTTAATGCTATTGGTGATAGCAAATGTCTCATGCATGTCCTTTTACACATAGTCGGAAATGCTGTCAAGTTCACAAAGGAAGGTCAAATTTCTGTAGAAGCTTCGATTGCAACACCAGAGTATTTAGAATTCTGCAGGTCTCATGGATTTTCCCCTATGCCAAGTGATAGATACTTCTATTTGCTAGTGCAGGTCGGACATATTAACCTCGTCAGATATTTTAGCTAAATATTTGTTACTTAATGATTACACAAGAAGAATGCAACTTTGCCTGCCACCACATTAAGCCACACCCTTTCTCCTGATTTTCCATCCTGCAGGTCAAAGACTCTGGTCAAGGTATCACCTCTGAAGATCTTCTTCGGGTGTTCACAAAATATTCAGATCAAAGGGCATCGCCTCATGATGGAGGTCACCCTGGTCTCGGACTTGCCATCTGCAAACGGTATGAATCAAAGTTAAACTGTTCCTCTTATGTTTCtctttatttgatttgttttaatTGTGTGGAACTCGCCATGATGGTGAAACAAGTCCTCTCTCCTACATAACATAATGGTATATTTAGGTTTGTTAAGCTCATGGGAGGTCACATTTGGATAAGGAGTGAAGGCCTTGGCAAGGGCACCACAGTTACATTTATTGTGAGGCTCGGAGTCTGTGAAAGTCCAATGGAAGAAACAGTGCAAAGAGGTCACTGGGAATAGTCTTCTGGGATAACATGGCTACATAGCAACGCCAGTTAATATGCAGACATGTCCGTGGGTGATAGACAGACAGGGCATGTAATTTTATCAAGGGAACCAGGTATGTAATGATGACAACTAACTGGAACAAGTTTGTGTAATAATAACTAGCTTCAGATGTTATATTAGAAGTTCATGTACTTTAATAAAACCCATAGACATTACCCCTGCATGCAAGATATGTTTAAATTCTACATGGCCCACCTACAAATCAGATCCTAAATTGACCTGTAGCCGAAGCCTATAATAACACTTCAGACTCATGGTGAACATAGGCTACACAATACCAGCTCGAATACAGCAATGTAGTAGTTGCACTTGCACATAGCAGAATCGATGCACATAAGTACAAACAGGTTCTATAAAGACAAGCTTAGACAGAAGACATATAGAAAACTGCAATTTTCAAGAAACAGCTCAATGTTACGCACACATTCACACTAGAAAACTCCAGGAAATACATCCAGTGTCAGTTATTTTATAAAGTATTCGACTAGAAAACTTGGAGGATTGCTCATGTGACATATACCTGAGCTAATCGCTCCTTCTGGCAATCTTTGGCTCCCTGCTTGCCTTGTTATTAGCTCTTTTAGCCTCGAGCTGATCAGCAATAGTCTTCTCCCTAGCCTTCTCGGGCTTCATCTTGTGAATGCTCTCCATAAGAACACGCTTATTTTTGTAGACATTGCCCTTAACCTTCACGTACATGTCATGATACATATATATGGCAGTCTATCTTCTTGGCTTCCCTATACTTGAGTAGCAGACGCCTGCCTGAGCACCCTCATCCTCCTCATCCACAAGACCTTGCTCAGGCAACCTAGCCTCTCTTGTTCCTCTGCGCTAACCTAGTAATCGTAATTTAATGTTTTGCTAATGCTACACAAATTATTCTCCCAGTACTGTTAAAACtcgataaataaatatatttgaaatTGGACATTTTTTGATTCGTTTATCGAGATTGAAATAAAACGGAACATTTTTATTAAGGTAACAAAGAACAAGCATTATTTATTTGAAAAGGTTAATCATTTACGAAAATTAGTTAACTATAAATAAACGAAGTACCATATCCATTATCCAGCATGACCACCCTTGCTCTTAGCACCAGATCTAAAATGAATCTTGGTCCGGATAAACAAACCCAACTTCCTAATATTCTGTCCTGCATTTTCGTAAAATCCATAAAAAAATCATTTGATCTGCTCGACATAATACATTTATTTATCAaatctatttttttctttttaaagaAAATGTAATATTATGTccatcgtgtaattatttttaaatttttttgctAGAAAGTCttagttttaaaaataaataaatctta carries:
- the LOC141693029 gene encoding putative ethylene response sensor 1, with the translated sequence MQTCDCIEPLWHDEVLVQYQYLSDMIIAFAYFFITLELIYFATRSQISSFARVLLLFGAFILLCGASHFINLWTVSSHSINIAKLMAVTKLSAAIVSCVTALMLVQIIPDLLSLKRHEVILKHKAEELDSEKCLIIREEEFAQHVRMLTRDIRGTLDKRTILETTLTELGRILDLAECALWMPSHRTQSMELTHSLNRLLRFGYCVPIHVPIVTEVFNSAEAIRIPHTSPLARIRYDVRTDYPPEVVAVRIPIPHNLNFEFYGGHELNTKCYPILVLILPLNGLRRWHRHELELVEVAADQLAVALSHAEILEDSMRASNQLMEQNLALESARQEAEMGIQARTEFTTVMYNEMMTPMHAVIILSSLLQETELTPDQRLLMETIQKNCNLLSILIDDVLDLSRLNDGSLELDTHVFSVHDMFVECMNLINSIASAKKLSMNLNLEKDLPVNAIGDSKCLMHVLLHIVGNAVKFTKEGQISVEASIATPEYLEFCRSHGFSPMPSDRYFYLLVQVKDSGQGITSEDLLRVFTKYSDQRASPHDGGHPGLGLAICKRFVKLMGGHIWIRSEGLGKGTTVTFIVRLGVCESPMEETVQRGHWE